The Streptomyces collinus DNA segment GTCCGGCTCCCTCTGGCCGCTGATCATCCCCATGGCGTTCGGCGACGCGTTCTCCATCTTCCTGCTGCGCCAGTTCCTGACGACGATCCCCGACGAGTACGTGGACGCCGCCAAGGTGGACGGCTGCGGCGACCTGCGCACCCTGCTGAAGGTCGTCCTCCCGATGGCCAAGCCGGGCATAGCCGCCGTCGCCCTCTTCCAGTTCTTCTACGCCTGGAACGACTACTTCGGCCCCCAGATCTACGCCTCGGAGAACCCGGGCGCCTGGACGCTCTCCTACGGCCTGGAGTCGTTCAAGGGCGCCCACCACACCGACTGGAACCTCACCATGGCCGCCACGGTGCTGGTCATGGCCCCCGTGATCCTCGTGTTCTTCTTCGCGCAGAAGGCGTTTGTCGAGGGCGTCACGCTCACCGGAGTAAAGGGTTAGACAGACATGCAGCATCTCCCCGGGGGCCAACCCCCGGACCCCCGGCCGATGGTCGTCGTCCCGGGCGCCTGGAAGCGAGGGACCCCTCAGTGAAACTCACCGTGGTCGGCGGAGGCTCGACCTACACCCCCGAACTCGTGGACGGCTTCGCCCGCCTGAGGGACACCCTGCCCGTCGAGGAACTGGTCCTGATGGACCCCGCCCAGGACCGCCTGGAGCTGGTGGGCGGCCTGGCCCGCCGCATCTTCGCCCGCCAGGACCACACGGGCCGCATCACCACGACGAGCAACCTCGACGAGGCGGTGAACGGCGCGGACGCGGTCCTCCTCCAGCTCCGCGTGGGCGGCCAGGCGGCCCGCCTGCAGGACGAGACCTGGCCCCTGGAGTGCGGCTGCGTGGGCCAGGAGACCACCGGCGCCGGCGGCCTGGCGAAGGCCCTGCGCACGGTCCCGGTCGTCCTGGACATCGCGGACCGCGTCCGCCGCACCAACCCCCGGGCCTGGATCATCGACTTCACGAACCCGGTGGGCATCGTGACCCGCGCCCTGCTCCAGGCGGGCCACAAGGCGGTGGGCCTGTGCAACGTGGCGATCGGCCTGCAGCGCAAGTTCGCGGCACTGCTGTCCGCGGCGCCCTCCGACATCCACCTGGACCACGTGGGCCTCAACCACCTGACCTGGGAGACGGCGGTACGCCTGGGCGGCCCGGAGGGCGAGGACGTCCTGCCGAAGCTGCTCGGCGAACACGGCGAGCGGATCGCCGCCGACCTCCGCCTGCCCCGCCCCCTGCTCGACACCCTGGGCGTGGTCCCCTCCTACTACCTGCGCTACTACTACGCGCACGACGAGGTCGTACGGGAACTCCGGACCAAGCCGTCCCGGGCGGCCGAAGTGGCTGCCATGGAAAGCGAGTTGCTGGCCCTGTACGCCGACCCGGCCCTGGACGAGAAGCCGGAGCTGCTCGGCAAGCGGGGCGGTGCCTTCTACTCGGAGGCGGCGGTGGACCTGGCTGCGGCCCTGCTGGGCGGCGGCGGCACGCCGTACCAGGCGGTGAACACGTACAACCGGGGCACGCTCCCCTTCCTCCCCGACGACGCGGTGATCGAGGTCCAGGCGGCCGTGGGCGCCCAGGGCGCGACCCCCCTCCCCGTACACCCCGTCGACCCCCTCTACGCGGGCCTGATGGCCGGCGTCACCGCCTACGAGCACCTGGCCCTCGAAGCCGCCCTGCACGGCGGCAGGGAACGCGTCTTCCGCGCCCTCCTCTCCCACCCCCTCATCGGCCAGTACGCGTACGCCGAGACGCTCACCGACCGGCTGATCGCACACAACCGGGAGCACCTCGCGTGGGCCTGACCGTCCTCGCCATCGACGCGGGCAACAGCAAGACCGACGTCGCGATCGTGACGTCCGACGGAGAGGTCCTGGCCACGGCACGCGGGGGCGGCTTCCGCCCGCCGGCCGTGGGCGTGGACACGGCGATGGACGACCTGGCCGAGACGGTGACACAGGCCCTCACCGCCGCGGGGCTCACCTCGGTCACCCAGGTCTCGGCGTGCCTGGCGAACGCCGACTTCCCCGTCGAGGAGGAGCAACTGGCCGCGGCGCTGCGAGCACGCGCGTGGGGCAGGAGCGTGACGGTCCGCAACGACACCTTCGCGATCCTGCGGGCCGGTGTCACCGAACCCCGCGGCGTGGCGGTCGTCTGCGGCGCGGGCATCAACTGCGTGGGCATGCGCCCCGACGGCCGCACCGCCCGCTTCCCTGCCCTCGGCCGGGTCTCGGGCGACTGGGGCGGCGGCTGGGGCCTGTCCGAGGAGGCCCTCTGGCACGCCGCCCGGGCGGAGGACGGCCGCGGCGCCCCCACCGCCCTCGCCCGCACCCTCCCCGCCCACTTCGGCCTGCCCACCATGTACGCCCTGATCGAGGCCCTGCACCTGGAGCACATCCCGCCGCTCCGACGCCACGAGCTGACCCCGGTCCTCTTCGCGACGGCCTCCGGCGGTGACCCGGTCGCCCGGACCATCGTGGAACGCCAGGCCGAAGAGGTTGCCGCCATGGCCGTCGTCGCCCTGACCCGCCTGGACCTCCTGTCCGAGGAGACCCCGGTCCTCCTGGGCGGCGGCGTCCTGGCGGCCCGTCATCCCCAACTGAACGACCGCATCGCCCACTTGCTCACGGAACGCGCCCCCAAGGCGGTCCCCCAGGTGGTGACGGCGAGCCCGGTGCTGGGGGCGGCGCTGCTGGGCCTGGACAGAGTGGGCACGCGCGAGGGGGCGCAGGGGCGGTTGCGGAGGTACTACGGCGTGTGATCGCAAGGGCGGTTGCCGCTGAGCGGGGTGGGTCCGCAGCCCGGCGTAGCGGGGTGCCGCTGCGCCCACCCGTGCCGCCCTTAGCGGCACGCATGCCCGCAGCTGGGACGACCCGCACCCGCGTACGGCGAGAAGGGGCCGTGTCGGGGGGTGTCCGCCCGCAGCGGTTGGCGCGTCAACGAACAGTCAGTCGGCGTCCGACCCCATCGCGCCGTTCCGAGGACGGACACCCCCCGGCGCGGCCCCGACCCACCACCGGCGAGAAGGCGAAAGCGCGCGCCCCCCCACCCGGCGAAAGGCAAAGGCAGGCACGCACCCCACCCACGGGAACCGAACAACCTCCCCGTACGTGTTCCTGAACAAGGGGTGGTGCGAGGGGTGGTGCAAGGGGGCGCGAGCCGCGCTCCACGCTGCGATCCGATCAAGATCGAGGCAAGGCCGGTGCGGATGTCAGTCCCGGCAGCGATACTTGCGGCGACGGATGACCATGGGGGAGGTCACAGTGACGTACACGCCGAAGAGCAGCCCGCCACCACCAGGCCCGGGCCTGCCCGTCCTGCCGGCGGTTCCGGCACAGGCGGCGCCCCCGGCCCGGCCCCCCGAGAACACCCCGGCCCCCGAGGCGCCCCCGGCGGCACCCCGCCGCACCGCCTTCGCCGAGGGCCTCGACCAGCTCCGTGCCGCCGCCACCACCGAACCAGGCCGCCTGCGCATCATCGGTGCCCTCCTCGCCCTCCTCGTCATCGCCTTCGGCGCCGTCACCGCCTGGCAGATGACCGACCGCGCGGCCGCCGCCGACGACGTCCTCACCCGCAGCCAGCCCCTCAGTTCGGACGCCGCCGACATCTACCGCTCCCTCGCCGACGCCAACACCGCCGCCTCCAGCGGCTTCCTCGCCGGCGGCCAGGAGTCGGCCGCCACCCGCGACCGCTACGAGCGGGACATCCGCACGGCCGCCGAGAAGCTCGTCAACGCCGCCGCCAACGCCGAACCGGGCTCTCCGTCCACGGCGACGATCGCCGAACTCAACAGACTCCTCCCGGAGTACAAGGGCCTGGTGGAGCGCGCCCGTACGTACAACCGCCAGGGATTCCCCGTCGGCGGCGCCTACCTGCGCTACGCCAACGAGAAGATGCAGAAGGAGATGCTCCCGGCGGCGGAGGACCTCTACACGAAGGAGAACCAGCGCCTCAGCGCGGACTACGCGAGCGCCACGCCCTACCCCTGGGCGGCCATCGCCCTCGGCGTCGTCGCCCTGGCCGCCCTCGCGTGGGCCCAGCACCGCAACTATCAGCGGACGAACAGGGTCCTGAACCACGGCCTGGTGACCGCCACGGTCACGGCCACGGTCGTCCTCCTCTGGCTGGTGGTCGGCCACACCATCGCCCGCGCGGGCCTGGACGACTCCTACGACCACGGCGTCCGCTCCCTGAACGTCCTGCACGACGCGCGCATCGCCTCCCTCAAGGCCCGGGGCAACGAGAACCTGACCCTGGTGGCCCGCGGCGCGGAGACGAAGAAGATCGGCGAACAGACCTACGACGCCTACGACTACGACTTCGGCAGGGACATCAAGGCGCTGGCCGCGCGCCTGGCGGCGGCGGAGAAGCTAGCCGACGACACCTCGGGCGAGCGCCCCGTCACCGCCGCCGTGGGCAACATGACGGAGTGGAAGAAGCGCCACACCGCGGCCCGCGAGCAGGACGAGAACGGCAACTACCAGCAGGCGCTGGACCGCGTCATCGGCAGCAAGGACGCGACGGGCGAGTGCTTCGACAGCGTCGACGAGAACCTGCGCACGGCACTGGCGCACGAGGAGACGGAGTTCAAGCGCGCGGCCGGTGACGGCCGCGACGCGCTGACGGGCATGCCGGCCGGCGCGGCCGTACTGGCGGTGCTGGGCGCCGCGGGCTCGGTCCTGGGCATCGGCCGCAGGCTGTCGGAGTACCGGTGAACGGGCCGGAGGCGAAGGGAGGAACGACCGTGCGAGACGCGCTCAGGGGCTGGGGCGGAGTGACCGCGATGGCAGTCGTGTGCGCCCTGGTGGCGCTGGTGGCCCTCTGCCTGCCGCTCACCACGGACACGACGTCCGCCCAGAACACCACCGCGGCCACCCAGACCGCCCGGACCGCGGCGGAAGAGGACTGCGAGGCCCCCGAGAAGCAGACCCTCTCCCCCTCCTCCGCCGACGGCGACACCATCCGGGCGATCAAGAACCGCGAGGGCGAGAAGCGCAAACTGATCGTCGGCGTC contains these protein-coding regions:
- a CDS encoding N-acetylglucosamine kinase, with the protein product MGLTVLAIDAGNSKTDVAIVTSDGEVLATARGGGFRPPAVGVDTAMDDLAETVTQALTAAGLTSVTQVSACLANADFPVEEEQLAAALRARAWGRSVTVRNDTFAILRAGVTEPRGVAVVCGAGINCVGMRPDGRTARFPALGRVSGDWGGGWGLSEEALWHAARAEDGRGAPTALARTLPAHFGLPTMYALIEALHLEHIPPLRRHELTPVLFATASGGDPVARTIVERQAEEVAAMAVVALTRLDLLSEETPVLLGGGVLAARHPQLNDRIAHLLTERAPKAVPQVVTASPVLGAALLGLDRVGTREGAQGRLRRYYGV
- a CDS encoding 6-phospho-beta-glucosidase; this translates as MKLTVVGGGSTYTPELVDGFARLRDTLPVEELVLMDPAQDRLELVGGLARRIFARQDHTGRITTTSNLDEAVNGADAVLLQLRVGGQAARLQDETWPLECGCVGQETTGAGGLAKALRTVPVVLDIADRVRRTNPRAWIIDFTNPVGIVTRALLQAGHKAVGLCNVAIGLQRKFAALLSAAPSDIHLDHVGLNHLTWETAVRLGGPEGEDVLPKLLGEHGERIAADLRLPRPLLDTLGVVPSYYLRYYYAHDEVVRELRTKPSRAAEVAAMESELLALYADPALDEKPELLGKRGGAFYSEAAVDLAAALLGGGGTPYQAVNTYNRGTLPFLPDDAVIEVQAAVGAQGATPLPVHPVDPLYAGLMAGVTAYEHLALEAALHGGRERVFRALLSHPLIGQYAYAETLTDRLIAHNREHLAWA